In one window of Gudongella oleilytica DNA:
- a CDS encoding 3D domain-containing protein gives MDNNRTKMVGKVKVLLLLAIAMTLSLGVNFFQGNEVSLNVDGEIIKMVSYSSTVEELLEEEGIKLRRGAVVEPGLDALIKEKLEITIINPKDYTLIIGDETIKFRSLSSKVSDVLADADIAVGLKDFTKPSLDSTVKDGDTIELFRVVEVPRVEEAVIPFEKEIISNERLDRGVVHVLQEGKDGLRRSHINDIYVNGVFTSSVMISDTILEEPVSQVIEKGVNNIVLTSRGETRFKDTMILEATAYDLSYASTGKRPGDRYYGITATGTRARPGTVAVDPRVIPLGTKLYIQSLDGTKDYGFAIAEDVGGAIKGEKIDLFFNSATDVRYFGRRDVKVYILD, from the coding sequence ATGGACAATAACAGGACCAAAATGGTCGGTAAGGTTAAAGTCCTCTTACTTCTGGCTATAGCAATGACATTATCATTAGGGGTTAACTTCTTCCAGGGAAATGAAGTAAGCCTGAATGTGGATGGCGAGATCATAAAAATGGTCTCCTATTCATCGACAGTTGAGGAGCTTCTTGAAGAGGAAGGTATCAAGCTCAGAAGGGGCGCAGTCGTAGAGCCCGGTCTGGACGCTTTGATCAAGGAAAAACTTGAAATTACAATCATAAATCCGAAGGATTATACACTCATCATCGGGGATGAAACTATTAAGTTTAGATCCCTGAGCTCAAAGGTATCTGATGTCCTTGCAGACGCAGATATAGCTGTTGGGTTAAAGGACTTTACGAAGCCTTCTCTGGACTCTACCGTCAAAGACGGTGACACGATTGAGTTGTTTAGAGTCGTGGAGGTTCCCAGAGTCGAAGAAGCAGTCATACCCTTTGAAAAGGAGATCATTTCCAACGAACGATTGGACAGAGGAGTGGTCCATGTTCTTCAGGAGGGCAAGGACGGCTTGAGAAGATCACATATCAACGATATTTACGTAAATGGTGTCTTCACATCATCCGTCATGATCAGCGATACCATTCTGGAAGAGCCGGTATCTCAGGTTATTGAAAAAGGGGTCAACAATATAGTGCTGACATCCCGTGGAGAAACCCGCTTTAAGGATACTATGATCCTGGAGGCAACGGCCTACGACCTTTCCTACGCAAGCACAGGAAAGAGGCCGGGAGACCGATATTACGGCATAACCGCCACTGGAACGAGGGCAAGACCTGGAACTGTTGCCGTCGACCCAAGAGTTATACCGCTGGGGACCAAGCTGTACATCCAGTCCCTGGATGGAACAAAGGATTATGGATTTGCTATAGCAGAAGATGTTGGAGGAGCCATTAAAGGCGAAAAAATAGACCTGTTTTTCAATTCGGCAACCGACGTAAGATACTTCGGCCGAAGAGATGTAAAAGTGTATATATTAGATTAG
- the pulA gene encoding type I pullulanase, whose product MDYKKHIASESVFGASCSKEMTTFRVFSPTRTDIRLRIYEDHSSLRKTEYAMNRDHDGSFSITMEEDLKGKFYTYIVDGRLEVTDPYSVALSCNSKRSAIIDLSDTDPEGWKEHRLPAPIEPVDSVLYEVHVKDFTAHESFGSKHPGTFRAFAERGRTLNGRSLGIDHLVDLGVTHVHLMPVNDFLTVREEPQLRLRDDNYNWGYDPEHYNAVEGSYSTDPYDPRVRIRELKALIMALHKAGLRVVIDVVYNHTYRAKDSNFHILAPGHWHRMRQDGTFSDGAGCGNELATEKPLVREFIVESLEYWVNEFKIDGFRFDLMALIDIDTMELAVDRLRRIRPDILIYGEPWTGGITTLPSNKTTSRGTQSRKGFAIFNDSFRNAIKGDNDGRHNGFAQGNLDERRGVETGIAGSIFYDEGRIGFASRARETINYANSHDNLILQDKLLKTLPGKTRDEYIKYNKLIHGILFLSQGIPFIHAGNEFLRTKGGHHNTYNAPLSINAIDWTLKEKNLDFYSYLKDLIAFRKLRPEFRIDDGDEIRDRLHFLENTGNCHMLSYTIKSNGGCILVIHNANQNECLLPHAVMRRHIEAKRKRNIEEIKIRCLFDENGIVRENGEFNHPHGISVPGITTYVYELKIE is encoded by the coding sequence TTGGACTACAAAAAACATATAGCATCAGAGAGTGTTTTTGGAGCAAGCTGCTCAAAGGAGATGACGACCTTCAGGGTATTTTCTCCCACAAGGACTGATATCAGATTAAGGATTTATGAGGATCACTCCTCCCTTAGAAAAACGGAGTATGCCATGAACAGGGATCACGACGGTTCGTTCTCGATCACCATGGAGGAAGACCTTAAAGGGAAATTCTACACCTATATTGTCGATGGAAGGCTTGAAGTGACAGATCCCTACAGTGTTGCCTTATCCTGCAATTCCAAAAGATCAGCAATAATCGACCTTTCAGATACTGATCCCGAAGGCTGGAAGGAGCACCGGCTCCCCGCACCAATTGAACCTGTCGACAGTGTGCTTTATGAGGTACACGTAAAGGACTTTACCGCACACGAAAGCTTTGGGTCAAAGCATCCTGGCACCTTCAGGGCCTTTGCTGAGAGAGGGAGGACACTAAACGGTCGATCATTGGGTATAGACCACCTTGTTGATCTTGGAGTTACTCACGTTCACCTGATGCCCGTCAACGATTTTTTGACAGTGAGAGAGGAGCCCCAACTGAGACTAAGAGATGACAACTACAACTGGGGCTATGACCCGGAGCACTATAATGCAGTGGAGGGTTCATACTCAACTGACCCATATGACCCCCGTGTCAGGATCAGAGAGCTAAAGGCGCTGATAATGGCGCTCCACAAGGCAGGGCTTAGGGTCGTTATCGACGTAGTTTATAATCATACCTACAGAGCAAAGGATTCCAACTTCCATATACTGGCACCAGGACACTGGCACAGGATGAGGCAGGACGGCACGTTCTCAGACGGAGCTGGATGCGGCAACGAGCTGGCAACCGAAAAACCACTGGTCAGGGAATTCATAGTTGAAAGTCTTGAGTACTGGGTCAACGAGTTCAAAATCGATGGCTTCAGGTTCGACCTGATGGCGCTTATCGACATAGATACCATGGAGCTCGCTGTTGACAGGCTCAGAAGGATAAGGCCGGACATATTGATATACGGAGAGCCGTGGACGGGAGGAATTACAACCCTGCCTTCAAATAAGACGACCTCAAGGGGCACTCAAAGCAGGAAGGGCTTCGCAATATTCAACGACAGCTTCAGAAATGCAATAAAGGGAGACAACGATGGAAGACACAACGGGTTCGCCCAGGGCAATCTGGACGAACGAAGAGGCGTTGAGACAGGGATCGCAGGCTCTATCTTCTATGACGAGGGAAGGATAGGCTTTGCATCCAGGGCGAGAGAAACCATAAACTACGCAAACTCCCACGACAATCTCATACTCCAGGATAAGCTGTTAAAGACCCTTCCCGGAAAGACAAGGGATGAATATATCAAGTACAATAAGCTTATTCATGGCATATTGTTTTTGTCACAGGGCATTCCATTTATCCATGCAGGCAATGAATTCCTGAGGACCAAGGGAGGTCACCACAACACCTATAATGCTCCCCTGTCGATAAATGCAATAGATTGGACACTTAAGGAAAAAAACCTTGATTTTTACAGCTACCTTAAAGACCTGATAGCTTTCAGAAAGCTAAGACCGGAATTCAGGATCGACGATGGAGATGAAATTAGGGACAGGCTTCACTTCCTTGAGAACACCGGCAACTGCCATATGCTCTCCTACACAATAAAAAGCAACGGTGGCTGTATTCTGGTTATACACAACGCCAATCAGAATGAGTGTCTTTTGCCCCATGCAGTGATGAGAAGGCATATAGAAGCTAAGAGAAAGAGAAATATCGAAGAGATTAAAATCAGGTGTCTTTTCGATGAGAACGGGATAGTAAGGGAAAACGGTGAGTTCAATCACCCCCATGGGATAAGCGTCCCAGGGATAACGACATACGTATATGAGTTGAAGATAGAATAA
- a CDS encoding glucose-1-phosphate adenylyltransferase yields MIENKVVAMLLAGGQGSRLKALTRKIAKPAVPFGGKYRIIDFALSNAANSGIDNIGILTQYKPYLLNSHIGIGSSWDYDRNVGGLRVLPPFTSEDGGRWYTGTANAVFENIDYIDEQDPEYVLILSGDHVYKMNYNDLLEEHQAKSADVTIAVMEVPWDEAPRFGIINVDSDGRIVEFEEKPENPKNNLASMGIYMFNWKVLRDYLIKDDADPGSDNDFGKNVLPLMLSEGRKMYTWVFDGYWKDVGTVRSYWEANMDLLDPLNTLNLYDKDWRIYTRSKNLPPQYIARGAIVKNSLVNEGCYVKGEVVRSILFSDVIVEEGAMIEDSVVLSDCVIKAGAKVSKAVILEGVTVEAGQVIGQGDEDCIYMVSDRNISKE; encoded by the coding sequence ATGATTGAGAACAAGGTTGTGGCAATGCTGCTTGCAGGCGGACAGGGTTCAAGGTTGAAAGCCCTCACAAGGAAAATAGCCAAACCGGCGGTCCCTTTTGGAGGGAAATACAGGATAATAGACTTCGCTCTCAGCAATGCAGCCAACTCAGGGATCGACAATATAGGTATCCTGACCCAGTATAAGCCATATTTGCTGAATTCACACATAGGAATAGGATCATCCTGGGACTATGACAGAAATGTCGGAGGCTTAAGGGTATTGCCTCCATTTACCTCGGAGGATGGGGGAAGGTGGTACACAGGAACGGCCAATGCTGTATTTGAGAACATCGATTATATCGACGAGCAGGACCCGGAATATGTACTGATCCTTTCAGGAGACCATGTATACAAGATGAATTACAATGATCTTCTGGAGGAGCACCAGGCAAAGAGTGCGGATGTCACGATAGCTGTAATGGAGGTACCATGGGATGAGGCACCCAGATTCGGGATCATAAATGTGGATTCTGATGGAAGGATCGTCGAGTTCGAGGAGAAACCTGAAAATCCCAAAAACAACCTGGCTTCAATGGGGATCTACATGTTTAACTGGAAGGTACTTAGAGACTATCTCATAAAAGATGATGCAGATCCAGGCTCCGACAACGACTTTGGGAAGAATGTACTCCCGCTTATGCTTTCCGAAGGGAGGAAGATGTACACCTGGGTGTTCGATGGATACTGGAAGGATGTTGGGACCGTAAGAAGCTATTGGGAGGCCAATATGGACCTTTTGGATCCACTGAATACCCTGAACCTCTACGACAAGGACTGGAGAATATATACCAGGTCCAAAAATCTGCCGCCCCAGTATATAGCCAGAGGAGCGATCGTGAAGAATTCACTTGTGAACGAAGGCTGCTATGTGAAGGGTGAAGTGGTAAGAAGCATTCTTTTCAGCGATGTCATCGTTGAGGAGGGTGCTATGATAGAGGACTCTGTGGTTCTTTCAGATTGCGTCATCAAGGCAGGAGCCAAAGTATCAAAGGCAGTGATCCTTGAGGGAGTTACTGTTGAAGCAGGCCAGGTGATCGGCCAGGGTGACGAAGACTGCATCTACATGGTTTCGGATAGAAATATATCCAAGGAATAG
- the glgA gene encoding glycogen synthase GlgA: protein MRILYAASEVAPYIKTGGLADVAGSLPKAIAKEGHDVFVVLPLYSRISSTYRDRMKQEAFFFVDLDWRHQYAGIFSIEEDGIKTFFIDNEFYFHRDTIYGQGDDGERFLFFSRAIAQMIKALDLKVDIVHANDWHTGLLPLYIKDYSRGDEAYSRIKTVFTIHNLKYQGVFPPSILQLAGLSNEYFHEDGLKFYDAANFMKAGIVYCDSLTTVSESYAEEIRYEFYGENLQGVIRKNDWKLKGIVNGIDYDVYDPEKDPKLPYHYSKDDLRGKALNKEALQRLFDLPENKNVPVIGMVTRLVATKGLDLVRYILDELLQEEVQVVVLGTGEEEYEDMFRHFQWRYPDRLSAHIYFNEGESHLVYAGSDIFMMPSLAEPCGISQLIAMRYGTLPVVRETGGLKDTVKPYNRYTGEGTGFSFANYNAHELLYSLKEAIGVYDDEDTWKSLVVQAMTEKTDWAVSSEKYIKLYEELLLQR, encoded by the coding sequence ATGAGGATCCTTTACGCAGCCTCTGAGGTTGCCCCATATATAAAGACGGGAGGGCTGGCTGACGTTGCCGGCTCCCTTCCAAAAGCCATTGCAAAGGAGGGCCATGATGTTTTTGTGGTACTTCCCCTTTATTCGAGGATCAGCAGCACCTATAGAGACAGGATGAAGCAGGAGGCCTTTTTCTTCGTCGACCTGGATTGGAGGCACCAATACGCTGGAATATTTTCCATAGAAGAGGATGGAATAAAGACATTCTTTATCGACAATGAATTTTACTTCCACAGAGATACCATATACGGACAGGGAGACGACGGAGAACGCTTCTTGTTTTTTTCGAGAGCAATTGCACAAATGATAAAGGCACTTGACCTTAAGGTCGATATAGTCCATGCCAACGACTGGCACACGGGACTTTTGCCTCTTTACATCAAGGATTACTCAAGGGGAGATGAAGCTTACTCGAGGATCAAAACCGTATTTACTATCCATAACCTGAAGTATCAGGGCGTATTTCCTCCCTCGATCCTTCAACTGGCGGGGCTATCCAATGAATATTTCCACGAGGACGGCTTGAAGTTCTACGATGCGGCCAACTTCATGAAGGCGGGGATCGTATACTGCGATTCTCTGACAACAGTTTCCGAATCATATGCTGAGGAGATAAGATATGAGTTCTACGGAGAGAATCTCCAGGGGGTCATAAGAAAGAACGATTGGAAGCTTAAGGGGATAGTTAACGGTATAGACTACGATGTATATGATCCTGAAAAAGATCCGAAGCTTCCTTACCACTATTCAAAGGACGATCTAAGGGGAAAAGCTCTTAACAAAGAGGCACTACAGAGACTGTTTGATCTGCCGGAGAATAAGAATGTACCTGTAATAGGCATGGTAACAAGACTTGTAGCGACGAAGGGTCTTGACCTTGTAAGATATATCCTGGATGAGCTGCTTCAGGAGGAGGTCCAGGTAGTGGTGCTTGGAACCGGCGAAGAAGAGTATGAGGATATGTTCAGGCATTTCCAATGGAGATATCCTGACAGGCTTTCTGCTCACATATATTTCAACGAAGGAGAATCACACCTTGTATATGCAGGATCCGATATATTCATGATGCCATCTCTTGCTGAACCCTGCGGGATATCACAGCTTATTGCCATGAGGTATGGCACTCTGCCTGTAGTCAGGGAGACAGGAGGACTGAAGGATACCGTTAAGCCATATAACAGGTACACCGGCGAAGGTACAGGATTTTCCTTTGCCAACTACAATGCACATGAGCTTCTTTATTCATTGAAAGAGGCAATCGGCGTTTATGACGATGAAGATACATGGAAGAGCCTTGTTGTACAGGCGATGACCGAAAAGACAGACTGGGCAGTGTCCTCTGAAAAATATATAAAGCTTTATGAGGAGCTGCTACTACAGAGGTGA
- the glgD gene encoding glucose-1-phosphate adenylyltransferase subunit GlgD, with protein sequence MEKCIGIISGANIENNFGTLCIHRPVYMLPFGGRYRLIDFAVSNMVNHGIKTIAVYTGEKIRSTMDHLGDGKPWDLNRRFSGLMLFPPITHDFTLNRFGDVPQFYSTMDFYRQAREKYILLVHPNILAKVDLTSAFKYFRETDADITLFYKKQQDPWGQYINSDKISINDDGSLDNIGINLGTEETFNMFLKTGFMKKEVFMKLVMESIEKGNADYLLDAVIKGKDKLNINTFEFRGHVENIRNLKSFYDANLNLLKKNVAHELFYERGTVFTKTKDEPSTLYTETSDVQNSLVANGCIIEGQVENSIIFRGVKIGKGAVVKNSVVMQKAEIGENALVVNSILDKDAIIGEEIRIAGSSLMPYVVQKKQILRKD encoded by the coding sequence ATGGAGAAGTGCATCGGAATAATCAGCGGCGCAAATATTGAGAACAACTTTGGTACACTGTGCATCCACAGGCCGGTATATATGCTCCCCTTTGGAGGACGTTACAGACTAATAGATTTTGCTGTCTCAAACATGGTAAACCACGGCATAAAGACGATTGCAGTCTACACAGGTGAAAAGATAAGATCCACAATGGACCACCTGGGCGACGGAAAGCCCTGGGATCTTAACAGAAGGTTCAGCGGTCTCATGCTGTTTCCCCCCATAACCCATGACTTTACCCTGAACAGGTTTGGGGATGTGCCGCAATTCTACTCAACAATGGACTTTTACCGGCAAGCCCGGGAGAAATATATACTACTTGTGCACCCGAATATTTTGGCTAAGGTCGACCTCACCTCCGCATTCAAGTACTTCAGGGAGACAGATGCTGATATAACCCTGTTCTATAAAAAACAGCAGGATCCGTGGGGGCAGTACATCAATTCGGATAAAATATCGATAAATGATGACGGGTCATTGGATAATATAGGGATAAATCTGGGGACAGAGGAAACCTTCAACATGTTCCTTAAGACAGGATTTATGAAGAAGGAGGTATTTATGAAGCTTGTCATGGAATCAATAGAGAAGGGCAATGCCGACTATCTCCTTGATGCGGTGATCAAGGGCAAGGACAAGCTAAATATAAATACCTTTGAGTTCAGGGGACACGTTGAAAACATAAGAAACCTCAAGAGCTTTTACGATGCTAACCTCAACTTGCTGAAGAAGAATGTTGCGCATGAGCTGTTCTACGAAAGGGGAACCGTATTTACCAAGACCAAGGATGAACCATCCACCCTATATACCGAGACCTCCGATGTTCAGAATTCACTGGTGGCAAATGGCTGTATAATCGAAGGGCAAGTAGAAAACTCCATAATTTTCAGAGGTGTCAAAATAGGCAAGGGAGCAGTCGTTAAAAACTCCGTGGTCATGCAGAAGGCCGAGATAGGAGAAAACGCACTTGTGGTCAACTCGATACTGGACAAGGACGCAATAATAGGAGAGGAAATACGTATCGCGGGAAGCTCTCTGATGCCCTATGTGGTCCAGAAGAAGCAGATACTGAGAAAGGACTGA
- a CDS encoding glycogen/starch/alpha-glucan phosphorylase, protein MTGNTKTIGERLQEILFQHGAVTIEEAASGELYRALSYYVRETLGKQIWQTDREMGRHRIIVYLSMEHLPGLMLQKNLDYLGIYDEIDKTLKEYGRELEELLAEDRELGLGSNDMGLLANGLMDTFASCGYSAIGYGLLYREGYFRQGLKDGEQTEEPDNWWSRGKNWLYKSTVALKTTMGGSVDISKEGEDLIFTQKGGEEHNIRYYDLPYTGWGNDRTLRLRLMDNELLTKRLIPSNSLPEKNRQRFKQEYLLISGAMQDIVREHLEKGNPIDLLDEHYLFLMMDSHLLLAIPELLRILLDDVKLSWDEAWDITSRAFYYTPISSIEEAMNKLEGAMTRELLPRLWLILEEIHHRYLAKLSDAAPLKEEGRKASGILWDNEVRLINIAKAGAYQGPPLGHPLAISHRRWLLSANPKLRDLLLESLGEGFISDPWELKKLDELKGDAPFLDSLERIKTDNKNTLAKAIFDTKGILLDPYALFDGHIRDINDDNRQLLQVLWVIDQYLGLKDEPNLDVVPRVIFIGGRAASHDMTSKLLIRLINQLADKINRDITIKDKLKLLFIEDLSQRRGELLIPAIELVQSLTVPSKGGLHIGGLTSMVNGAIAMGSRDDTNNLIKSYSGKECIKLFGSTKEEAQLHYEIRDTKLQEQYYRNKELKRACEALLGRENLVDGNLYRILNEGLIKYNDHSLVLKDYAEYARGMDEVSGWYLDRYGWSRRMLKSIALLADFSSDSVVGIYAKKMWQELS, encoded by the coding sequence ATGACAGGAAACACAAAGACTATCGGTGAGAGGCTTCAGGAGATACTTTTCCAGCATGGAGCAGTCACAATCGAGGAAGCAGCATCAGGCGAGCTTTACCGGGCTCTGTCCTACTACGTGAGAGAAACCCTCGGCAAGCAGATTTGGCAGACCGACAGAGAGATGGGAAGACATAGGATAATCGTCTATCTTTCCATGGAGCACCTGCCGGGACTTATGCTGCAGAAAAATCTTGATTACCTTGGGATATATGATGAAATAGATAAAACGCTGAAGGAGTATGGCAGGGAGCTTGAGGAGCTTTTAGCGGAGGACAGGGAGCTTGGCTTGGGTTCAAACGACATGGGTCTTCTTGCCAACGGACTTATGGATACCTTTGCCAGCTGCGGATACAGTGCGATCGGTTACGGCCTTCTCTATCGGGAGGGCTATTTTCGTCAGGGATTAAAGGATGGCGAGCAGACTGAGGAACCGGACAACTGGTGGAGCAGGGGAAAAAACTGGCTTTATAAAAGCACTGTAGCCCTGAAAACAACCATGGGCGGTTCTGTCGATATCTCCAAGGAAGGCGAAGACCTTATCTTCACCCAAAAAGGAGGAGAAGAGCATAACATAAGATATTACGATCTTCCATATACAGGCTGGGGAAATGACCGGACCTTAAGACTCAGGCTTATGGATAATGAGCTTCTGACCAAAAGGCTTATTCCTTCAAACTCTTTACCGGAGAAGAACAGGCAGAGGTTCAAGCAGGAGTACCTTCTCATCAGCGGAGCAATGCAGGATATAGTGCGAGAGCATCTTGAAAAAGGGAATCCCATAGACCTTCTGGATGAACACTACCTGTTCCTTATGATGGACAGCCATCTCCTCCTTGCGATACCTGAGCTGTTGAGGATACTACTTGACGATGTGAAGCTTTCATGGGATGAGGCCTGGGACATAACAAGCAGGGCATTCTATTACACGCCGATATCTTCAATAGAGGAAGCCATGAATAAGCTTGAAGGCGCAATGACCCGGGAGCTTCTTCCAAGGCTGTGGCTTATCCTGGAAGAGATCCATCACCGCTATCTGGCAAAGCTTTCAGATGCAGCCCCGCTTAAGGAGGAGGGCAGAAAAGCCTCAGGGATACTCTGGGACAATGAGGTAAGACTGATAAATATTGCAAAGGCTGGTGCCTATCAGGGACCGCCTCTGGGGCACCCGTTGGCGATCTCCCACAGGAGGTGGCTGCTTTCAGCTAATCCCAAATTGAGGGATCTTTTGCTGGAAAGTCTTGGAGAAGGGTTTATATCTGATCCGTGGGAGCTAAAAAAACTGGATGAGTTAAAGGGGGATGCTCCATTTCTGGACTCTCTTGAGAGAATAAAAACAGACAACAAAAATACGCTGGCAAAGGCCATATTTGATACCAAAGGGATACTTCTGGATCCCTATGCACTTTTCGACGGTCACATACGTGATATAAACGATGACAACAGACAGCTTCTCCAGGTGCTGTGGGTGATCGACCAGTATCTTGGGCTTAAGGATGAACCAAATCTGGATGTCGTCCCCAGGGTGATATTCATAGGCGGCAGGGCAGCCAGCCACGATATGACCTCTAAGCTTCTGATCAGGCTGATAAACCAGCTGGCAGACAAGATAAACAGGGATATCACGATCAAGGACAAGCTGAAGCTCCTTTTTATCGAGGATCTTTCCCAAAGGAGGGGCGAGCTTCTGATCCCTGCAATTGAGCTGGTTCAATCACTTACTGTTCCCTCAAAGGGAGGCCTTCACATCGGAGGGCTTACCTCAATGGTGAACGGAGCCATAGCCATGGGAAGCAGAGATGATACCAATAATCTGATCAAAAGCTACTCAGGGAAGGAATGCATAAAGCTCTTTGGATCCACTAAGGAAGAAGCACAGCTTCACTACGAAATAAGGGATACCAAGCTTCAGGAGCAGTACTACAGGAACAAGGAGCTGAAAAGAGCCTGTGAAGCACTCCTGGGAAGGGAGAACCTTGTCGACGGCAACCTTTACAGGATCCTTAACGAAGGGCTTATCAAATACAACGATCACAGTCTGGTGCTCAAAGATTATGCTGAGTATGCAAGGGGAATGGATGAGGTATCCGGCTGGTATCTTGACAGATACGGCTGGAGCAGAAGGATGCTGAAGAGCATTGCTCTATTGGCCGATTTTTCATCTGATTCCGTTGTCGGGATATATGCTAAGAAAATGTGGCAGGAGCTATCCTAG
- the glgB gene encoding 1,4-alpha-glucan branching protein GlgB, with translation MAENEYFYIEEGEMDAYLFHEGTFYRAYEFMGAHPYKKGRKKGHRFTVWAPRAREVFLVGDFNQWDSVSLPMKRIGTSGLWQIIITTAEEYDKYKYRIIAEDGEVRMKADPFGFHMDTRPLTDSKIFDIKGYQWNDREWMKKRGKKLYTRPISIYEVNLLSWRQKEGNIQFSYIELARELVKYVKKMGFTHIEFMPLSEHPLDASWGYQITGYYAPTSRFGTPKDLMFLIDQCHQNDIGVIMDWVPAHFCKDDYGLARFDGTYLFESLDKAKAENEQWGTLNFDYTKPEVFSFLISNAMYWHDYYHIDGLRMDAVAYMLYLDFGGKDIRNSFGGRENLEAIEFIKRLNSVVFKHYPDTMMIAEESTAWPKVSHPVDEGGLGFNFKWNMGWMNDILKYMALDPIYRKDHHGALTFSMMYAFSENFILPFSHDEVVHGKKSMVEKMPGSYEQKFANLRLLYQYMFAHPGKKLLFMGNEIAQFLEWREYESIEWQLLDLEPHKLMQKFVSDLNGLYRDETTLYELDTTYDGFQWIDHSNSQESIISFERLDKAGERLICIFNFTPVPRPAYPIGVLEEGTYRTVLTSDHKRYGGSTERVKRYKAKPESFHGRDLSIRIDLPPLAAIYLKLDRKPQNEHKTGGNNYD, from the coding sequence TTGGCGGAAAATGAGTATTTCTACATAGAGGAAGGAGAAATGGATGCGTACCTGTTCCATGAGGGCACCTTTTACAGAGCCTATGAATTCATGGGAGCTCATCCATATAAAAAGGGAAGAAAAAAAGGACACCGTTTCACAGTTTGGGCTCCCAGGGCGAGAGAGGTATTTCTTGTGGGCGATTTTAACCAGTGGGACAGCGTCAGCCTGCCCATGAAAAGGATAGGCACAAGCGGTCTGTGGCAGATAATAATAACGACAGCCGAAGAGTACGACAAGTATAAGTACAGAATAATCGCAGAGGACGGAGAGGTCCGCATGAAGGCAGACCCCTTCGGTTTTCACATGGATACAAGGCCTCTCACTGACTCGAAGATATTTGACATAAAAGGTTACCAATGGAACGACAGGGAATGGATGAAAAAGAGAGGCAAAAAGCTCTACACGAGACCTATTTCGATATATGAGGTAAATCTGCTTTCCTGGAGGCAGAAAGAAGGAAATATCCAGTTTTCATATATTGAGCTTGCAAGGGAGCTTGTTAAATATGTTAAAAAAATGGGTTTCACCCATATAGAATTCATGCCGCTTTCTGAACACCCGCTCGATGCCTCCTGGGGCTATCAGATAACCGGTTATTACGCACCCACCAGCCGTTTCGGGACTCCCAAAGACCTTATGTTTTTAATAGACCAGTGCCACCAGAACGACATTGGCGTTATCATGGACTGGGTACCTGCTCACTTTTGCAAGGACGACTATGGTCTTGCAAGGTTCGACGGAACATACCTTTTCGAGTCCCTGGACAAAGCCAAAGCCGAAAACGAGCAATGGGGGACTCTCAACTTCGACTATACCAAGCCTGAGGTCTTTTCATTCCTTATTTCGAACGCAATGTACTGGCACGACTACTACCACATTGACGGCCTGAGGATGGATGCCGTTGCATATATGCTTTACCTGGATTTTGGAGGAAAAGATATAAGGAACAGCTTCGGAGGAAGAGAGAACCTTGAGGCCATCGAGTTTATAAAACGACTGAACTCCGTCGTTTTCAAGCATTACCCGGATACCATGATGATCGCGGAGGAGTCCACAGCCTGGCCGAAGGTCAGCCACCCCGTAGACGAGGGCGGACTGGGCTTCAATTTCAAGTGGAATATGGGCTGGATGAACGACATCCTGAAATACATGGCGCTCGATCCAATCTACAGAAAGGATCACCATGGAGCGCTTACCTTTTCTATGATGTATGCATTCTCCGAGAATTTCATACTCCCCTTCAGCCACGACGAGGTGGTCCACGGCAAAAAGTCCATGGTGGAAAAAATGCCGGGCAGCTACGAGCAAAAGTTTGCGAATCTCAGGCTGCTATACCAGTATATGTTTGCACATCCAGGGAAAAAGCTTCTGTTCATGGGAAATGAGATCGCCCAGTTCCTTGAGTGGAGAGAGTATGAATCAATTGAATGGCAGCTACTGGATCTGGAGCCACATAAGCTGATGCAGAAGTTCGTATCTGATCTGAATGGGCTTTATAGGGATGAGACAACACTATATGAGCTGGATACTACCTACGACGGATTTCAGTGGATCGACCATTCCAACTCTCAGGAGAGCATAATATCCTTCGAGAGACTGGACAAAGCCGGAGAAAGGCTTATATGCATATTTAATTTCACACCGGTTCCAAGACCGGCTTATCCAATAGGGGTTTTGGAGGAAGGGACATACAGAACCGTACTTACCAGCGACCACAAGAGGTATGGCGGTTCCACGGAGCGGGTAAAGAGATATAAGGCAAAACCCGAGTCCTTCCACGGCAGAGACCTTAGCATAAGGATCGACCTGCCGCCATTGGCTGCAATATATCTTAAGCTTGACAGGAAGCCTCAAAACGAACACAAGACAGGGGGGAACAATTATGATTGA